The Elusimicrobiota bacterium genome includes a region encoding these proteins:
- a CDS encoding carboxypeptidase regulatory-like domain-containing protein — MLQRNPRQGGTLTELMVATAILSVGVLGLFGAFKYIARSTFVSRATSLATNLGQERIESLKNLSYYALQITTATATDTTTEPDIVYDTVNYPPEIISIGGINFTRYTYVGMAEMSGSDITDVAFTYPDTGLKQITVSIVWTEAGNKKSWTLRNLLENPNVNPLDSTITGTVFNSAGGTVASAVVVAEQNENWGAMSNSAGVYFFSVYHGTYTIRASSTGFNDGVTGSVIANRGGTATADLTLISVATGYIEGTVWYNSGLVISQVVVETATWAAGDIVRPVEYIELFNPTTYPINIGTTGAPQIRLDYDSEAAGQDKTHAQFNFVFMTTYVPANHYYLLASASAFMINNAEIQADACFGTAAGCDSAPTTPDFLDNNRAGAVRLRRFSDNAAYDTVGWDDDNNLACGDPGICEGTSIPNFTTLPARDGLQAGNQIVRVSSPGVSAAGMLAYGAAYDSDDNSKDFLYPSAVFDGLVYPPRSTASGAFTTFTGKVASGGYVSASDPNSGSALTYTAYVTSGALSLPYARFVLGGVSTGTWTVSAAYGNYAAFIDTVTVTQNAYIAVPHAATTPAWPVAGLHHVQLTSATSSGFVKGTITNPSGQPINGITVQGGGASKITGSNGAYFMAVSTGTVTVIANPNNLEPSYVQGIEAPVVAEGAVTTQNFTLNFGGRITGYVTTGTTPLAYQAITAVDDAGLQAGSGVTDTGGNFTIRNVSTGTYTVYPVLESGQDVMPNSLSAPVSSTGSVFVGTFTVNGAFGSIEGTVSDASGLVTSGALLLASTNTILSTPAAIVGSSAPAQVPMYMVSSKADGTYILPVRGGSTYYLSAYVPVISGTGVTITTKTYSGIIVSPSATTTKNVAIP; from the coding sequence ATGCTCCAACGAAACCCGCGGCAAGGCGGCACCTTGACCGAATTGATGGTGGCCACGGCCATCCTGTCCGTGGGCGTTTTGGGTCTTTTCGGCGCTTTCAAGTACATCGCGCGCTCGACCTTCGTCTCGCGCGCGACCTCGCTGGCCACCAACCTGGGCCAGGAGCGAATCGAATCCCTCAAGAATCTCAGCTACTACGCCCTTCAGATCACGACGGCGACGGCGACCGACACAACCACCGAGCCCGACATCGTCTACGACACGGTCAACTACCCTCCGGAGATCATCTCCATCGGCGGCATCAACTTCACGCGCTACACCTACGTTGGCATGGCCGAGATGTCCGGCAGCGACATCACCGACGTGGCCTTCACCTACCCTGACACCGGCCTCAAGCAGATCACGGTGAGCATCGTATGGACCGAGGCGGGAAACAAGAAGTCCTGGACTTTGCGAAATCTCCTCGAGAACCCGAACGTCAACCCGCTCGACTCGACGATTACGGGAACGGTCTTCAACTCCGCCGGCGGCACCGTGGCAAGCGCCGTCGTCGTGGCCGAGCAGAATGAGAACTGGGGCGCGATGTCGAATTCCGCGGGAGTCTATTTCTTCTCCGTCTACCACGGGACCTATACCATCAGGGCCTCCTCGACCGGCTTCAACGACGGGGTCACCGGCTCGGTCATCGCCAACCGGGGCGGGACGGCCACGGCCGATCTCACGTTGATCTCCGTGGCGACCGGCTACATCGAGGGCACCGTCTGGTACAACTCCGGCCTAGTCATCAGCCAGGTCGTCGTGGAGACCGCGACCTGGGCTGCGGGAGACATCGTCCGGCCGGTCGAGTACATCGAGCTGTTCAATCCCACGACTTACCCGATCAACATCGGGACGACGGGCGCCCCCCAGATCCGCCTCGACTACGACAGCGAGGCGGCGGGACAGGATAAGACCCATGCCCAATTCAATTTCGTCTTCATGACCACATATGTGCCCGCGAACCACTACTACCTGCTGGCCAGCGCGTCGGCCTTCATGATCAACAATGCGGAAATCCAAGCCGACGCCTGCTTCGGCACCGCCGCCGGCTGCGACAGCGCGCCGACCACCCCCGATTTCCTCGACAACAACCGCGCGGGCGCCGTGCGCCTGCGGCGCTTCTCGGACAACGCCGCCTACGACACCGTGGGCTGGGACGACGACAACAACCTCGCCTGCGGGGATCCGGGGATTTGCGAGGGAACCTCGATCCCCAATTTTACGACGCTGCCGGCTCGCGACGGCCTTCAGGCGGGCAACCAAATCGTGCGGGTGTCCAGCCCCGGAGTCAGCGCGGCGGGCATGCTGGCCTACGGGGCGGCCTACGACTCCGACGACAACTCGAAAGACTTCCTGTATCCTTCCGCCGTGTTCGACGGGCTCGTCTACCCCCCCAGAAGCACGGCCTCCGGCGCCTTCACGACGTTCACCGGGAAGGTCGCGAGCGGCGGCTACGTGTCCGCCAGCGACCCGAACTCGGGCTCGGCGCTGACCTATACCGCTTACGTCACGAGCGGGGCGCTGAGCCTGCCCTACGCGCGGTTCGTGCTCGGGGGCGTCTCGACCGGGACCTGGACCGTTTCCGCCGCATATGGGAACTACGCCGCCTTCATCGACACGGTGACGGTCACCCAGAACGCCTATATCGCCGTGCCCCACGCGGCCACCACGCCCGCTTGGCCCGTGGCCGGCCTCCATCACGTGCAGCTGACGAGCGCCACATCCTCCGGCTTCGTAAAAGGCACCATCACCAATCCCTCCGGGCAGCCGATCAACGGCATCACCGTGCAGGGCGGAGGGGCCTCGAAGATCACTGGCTCCAACGGCGCGTACTTCATGGCCGTTTCGACCGGCACGGTGACCGTCATCGCCAACCCCAACAACCTGGAGCCGTCCTACGTCCAGGGCATCGAGGCGCCCGTGGTCGCCGAGGGGGCCGTGACGACTCAGAATTTCACCTTGAATTTCGGCGGGCGCATCACGGGCTACGTCACCACGGGCACGACCCCGCTGGCCTATCAGGCGATCACCGCGGTCGACGACGCCGGCCTTCAGGCCGGCTCCGGCGTAACCGACACCGGCGGCAATTTCACGATCCGCAACGTCTCGACGGGCACCTACACCGTCTACCCGGTGCTCGAATCGGGCCAGGACGTGATGCCGAACTCGCTGTCGGCGCCCGTGAGCTCGACGGGCAGCGTGTTCGTCGGCACCTTCACCGTCAATGGGGCCTTCGGCAGCATCGAGGGCACGGTCTCCGACGCCTCCGGCCTGGTCACCTCCGGGGCGTTGCTGCTGGCGTCGACCAACACGATTCTCAGCACGCCCGCGGCCATCGTCGGCTCGTCGGCGCCCGCGCAGGTGCCGATGTACATGGTGTCGAGCAAGGCCGACGGCACCTACATCCTGCCCGTGCGCGGCGGCTCCACCTATTACCTCTCGGCCTACGTCCCCGTCATCTCCGGCACGGGCGTGACGATCACGACGAAGACCTACAGCGGCATCATCGTCAGCCCGAGCGCGACGACGACCAAGAACGTGGCGATCCCATGA
- a CDS encoding PorV/PorQ family protein, which produces MRRLLAVGLPVFLASSALGGETASFLDIGTGARGLGMGGAYTALADDANALYWNPARLSRLEKREFTANHAAMFESTRFDFLAYAHPTSQGTFAAGLTYLSQGKIDGRDSLGRPTSNFNASDAAVSAAYARKLDFAQIGASVKYIRSHIGSTEAQTVAADVGAGREFGRLAVGAALRNLGPGLKFEDQRNDLPLRLAVGTAYKFEGGHAAAAEIVSGPRGAGTDAALGGEYQVVKNIYLRAGYTTRTAITGGSGFDAARGLTMGLGFRNEKWGLDYAVLPSGELGRSHRFTLAIRW; this is translated from the coding sequence ATGAGACGACTATTGGCCGTCGGACTGCCCGTGTTCCTGGCAAGCTCTGCCCTCGGCGGTGAGACTGCGTCTTTCCTCGATATCGGCACGGGCGCGCGCGGCCTCGGCATGGGCGGAGCGTATACGGCACTGGCGGACGACGCGAATGCTCTCTACTGGAACCCGGCCAGATTGTCTAGACTCGAAAAACGCGAATTCACGGCAAATCACGCTGCGATGTTCGAGAGCACACGATTCGACTTCCTCGCTTACGCTCATCCGACGAGCCAGGGAACCTTCGCGGCAGGCCTCACCTATCTCAGCCAAGGCAAGATCGACGGGCGCGACAGCCTAGGACGGCCGACGTCCAACTTTAACGCCTCGGACGCAGCCGTGAGCGCGGCGTATGCCCGCAAGTTGGATTTTGCCCAAATCGGCGCGAGCGTCAAATACATTCGCAGCCACATCGGCTCAACCGAGGCGCAAACGGTTGCCGCTGACGTCGGTGCCGGGCGCGAGTTTGGAAGGCTCGCTGTCGGCGCGGCGCTTCGAAACCTCGGCCCCGGCCTCAAATTTGAGGATCAGCGCAACGATCTTCCGCTGAGGCTGGCCGTTGGTACGGCCTATAAGTTCGAGGGCGGTCACGCGGCGGCGGCCGAGATCGTCAGCGGTCCGCGAGGCGCGGGGACGGACGCCGCCCTCGGCGGCGAATACCAGGTCGTCAAGAATATTTACCTGCGCGCGGGCTATACGACTCGGACGGCGATCACCGGTGGCTCGGGTTTCGACGCGGCACGCGGCCTGACGATGGGTCTGGGTTTTCGAAACGAAAAGTGGGGCCTCGACTATGCCGTGCTTCCATCGGGCGAGCTTGGGCGCTCGCACAGGTTCACCCTAGCTATTCGCTGGTAG